The Quadrisphaera setariae nucleotide sequence CACGTCGACGACCTCGCCGACGCCGTCGCCGTCGTGCTGGCCGAGGGGTTGAGCGGGGCGCTGGGCGCCGGCGCCGAGGGGGTGCTGCCGCACGAGGCGCTGGAGAGGTCCTCCGGGCTGCGCTCGGTGGAGCTGCCGGCGCGGCTGGCGCACGCGACGGCGGAGCGGCTGGCGCGGCTGGGCCTGCTGCCGACGCCCGCCGGTGACCTCGCGTACGTGGTGCACCCGTGGGCGGTGTCGTCGGAGCGGCTGCGCGCGGCGGGGTGGCGCCCGGCGCGCACCAACGAGGAGTGCCTGGCCGTGCTGCTGGAGGGCGTCGCCGAGCGCCGCTCGGGCCGCCGCAGCGCGGCGGGCGGTCCCCGGCTGCCGCGCGAGGCCGCCCTGGGCGCCGCCGGTGCCGCGGGAGCCGCCGTGGCGGTGGTCGCCACGGCCGCGGTGCTGCGCCAGGCGCGGTCGCGGCGGGGGCGGTGATCCGCCGGTGAGCGAGCCGCGTCCGGAGGAGCCGGTCGAGGAGCCGGCCGAGGAGCGCGGCGCCGAGCCGGACGACGCGGACGACCTGCCCCCGGCGACGCGGGCGCAGGTGCGCGCGTCGGCGCGTGCGGTCGCCGCGCTGGTCTGCGGCGCCGCGTCCGTCGCCCTGGTCTCGGTGGTCGCCCTGCTGCCGGTGCCGTTCGCCGTGGAGGGCCCCGGGCCCGTGCGCGACGTCCTGTCCGGCGAGGGCGACCAGCGCCTGATCACCATCACCGGCGCGCAGACCTACCCGACCACGGGCTCGCTCGACCTCACCACCGTCAGCGTCCGCGGCGGCCCGGGCCGCTCCCTCGACCTGGGCGGCCAGGTGGCCGCCTGGCTCGACGACGACAGCGCCGTGCTGCCGGAGGCCGCGCTGTTCCCGCCCGGGGCCACGGAGCAGCAGGTCGACGAGAGCAACGCCGCGGCGTTCACCGACTCCCAGCAGTCGGCGACCGTCGCGGCGCTCACCGAGCTCGGCTACGACGTGCCCGTGCAGGTGGTCGTCACCGACGTCGTCGACAGCTCCGGGGCGGCCGGGAAGCTGCGCGACGGCGACGTCGTCACCGCCGTCGACGGCGGCGCCGTCACCGACGCCGCGGTGCTGCGCGACGCCGTGAGGGCGGTGGGGGTCGGGAAGGACGCCGACGTGCGCGTGGAGCGCGACGGGAGGGCGGTGGACGTCGCGGTCCCGGTGGGGGCGGGGCAGGACGGCTCGCCCGTCCTGGGCGTGCTGGTGCGCGAGCGCGCCGAGCCGCCCGTGGACGTGAAGATCGCCGTCGACCAGATCGGCGGGCCCAGCGCCGGCATGGTGTTCGCCCTCGGCGTCGTGGACCTGCTGACCCCGGGAGACATGACCGGCGGGAAGCGGTTCGCGGGCACGGGCACCATCGACTCCGCCGGGACCGTCGGCGCCATCGGCGGGATCCGGCAGAAGCTGCTCGGGGCGCGCGCCGCCGGCGCGGAGGTCTTCCTCGCCCCGCAGGCGAACTGCGGCGAGGTGACCGGGCACGTCCCGGACGGGCTGCGGGTGGTGGCGGTGTCCACGCTCGCGGACGCTCGGCGTGCGGTGGAGGAGCTCGGGAAGGGGCAGGGCCAGGACCTGCCCGGCTGCTCCTGACTCCCCGGCGTCCGCAGCACCGAGCACCTCCCAGCGACCCCGAGAGCCGTTCTCAGCGAGCCGTGACCCTCCTGTGATGCGAGGACGGGCCTCTGCGGCGGAGGGGGCCAGGTGGCCGTGCGACGATCGGACCCCGCCCCGAGCCGCCCGTCGCAGGTCTGACGGGCTTGATGGAGGAAGAGCCCGGTGACGTCGCCACCGCCCCGCCCACCACGACCGGGCGCGCCCGGCACGCCTCGGGGGGGCCCGCAGCGGCGCCGCCCTCTCGTGCCCGTGCTCGTCGGCGTCGCCGTCCTGGTGCTGCTCGTCAGCCTGGTCGCGTCCGTGGCCACCGAGGTCCTCTGGTTCAACCAGCTCGGCTTCAGCAGGGTCTACCTGACCCAGCTGGCCCTGCGCGTGGGCCTGTTCGTCGTGGCCGGCGCGCTCATGGCCGCCGCCGTGGTGGTGAGCATGACGCTCGCCTACAAGCACCGGCCCGTCTACGCGCCCGTGCCCGGGCCCGCCGCAAGCCTCGACAGGTACCGCGAGGGCCTGGAGCCGCTGCGCCGCGTGCTCACCGTGGTGCTCCCGCTGCTGCTCGGCCTGTTCGCCGGGTCCGCCGCGTCCAGCCGGTGGGAGACCGTGCTGCTGTGGTGGAACCGCACCTCGTTCGGCCAGGTCGACCCCGTGTTCGGCCACGACATCGGCCTGTACGTCTTCACCATCCCGTTCGTGCGCTTCGCCGTCGGGCTGCTCACGGCGGTCGTGCTGCTGGCGGGCATCGCCGGCGCCATCACGCTGTACCTGTACGGCGCGCTGCGCCTGTCCGGCCCCGGTGCTCGCACCACGGTGGCCGCCCGCGTGCAACTGGCCTCCACCGCAGCGGTGCTCGTGGGCCTGCAGGCCGTCAGCTACTGGCTCGACAGGTACTCCACGCTCACCAACACCCACGTCCGCTTCGCGGGCGCCAGCTACACCGACGTGGCCGTGGTGGTGCCCGCTCGCGGCATCCTCGCGATCGCCGCGGTCATCTGCGCGGTCCTCTTCGTCGTCACCGCCGTGCGCGGCGGCTGGCGCTTCCCGGCTGCGGGCGTGGGCCTGCTCGTCGTCGTCGCCGTGGTGGCCGCGGGCATCGTGCCGGCGGTGGTCCAGCGCGTGCAGGTGGTGCCCAACGAGGCCCGCGTCGAGGCGCCGTACATCGAGGACAACATCCGGGCCACGCGGGCGGCGTTCGGCCTCGACGGCACCGACGTCACCCAGTACGACCCGGCGCAGACGGCGGCCCCCGGTGCGCTGTCCGCGGACGCCGGCACCACCGCGAGCATCCGCATCATGGACCCCGCCGTGGTGAGCCCCACCTTCGGCCAGAACCAGCAGGTCAGGAACTTCTACCAGTTCGCCAGCCCGCTGGACGTCGACCGGTACGCCATCGAGGGTCGCGACCAGGACGTCGTGGTGGCCCTGCGCGAGCTCAACCTCAACAACGTCGGCAACCAGTCGTGGGTCAACACCCGCACCCAGTACACGCACGGGTACGGCCTCGTGGCTGCAGCCGGCAACCAGCAGGGCACCAACGGCCTGCCCGACTACCTCGAGGGCGGCATCCCCAGCACCGGCTCGCTGCCGGAGTACGAGCCGCGCATCTACTTCGGGGAGTACAGCCCGGAGTACTCCATCGTCGGAGGCCCGGCGGCCGCGCCGGGCGACGGCAACGAGATCGACTACCCCACCGAGAGCGGCGAGGCCCGCTACACGTTCCAGGGGAGCGGCGGACCCGGCGTGGGCAACATCGTGGAGCGGGCGCTGTACGCGATCAAGTTCCGCGACGCCAACATCCTCCTGTCCAGCGCCATCAACCCCCAGAGCCAGATCCTCTACGACCGCAACCCCCGCGAGCGGGTGCAGAAGGTCGCGCCGTTCCTCACCCTCGACGGCGACCCGTACCCGACGATCGTCGGCGACCGGATCAAGTGGGTCGTCGACGGCTACACCACGTCGGAGGAGTACCCCTACTCCCAGCCGCAGGTGCTGCAGGACGCCACGCAGGACACGCTCACCACCCCCACCGGCACCATCGCCGCCCTGCCCCCCAACCAGGTCAACTACCTGCGCAACTCCGTCAAGGCGACGGTGGACGCCTACGACGGCAGCGTGGAGCTGTACGCGTGGGACGAGTCCGACCCGGTCCTGCGCGCCTGGCAGAAGGCCTTCCCCGACGCCGTGAAGCCGCTGCAGCAGATGTCGGGCGACCTCATGGCGCACGTGCGCTACCCCGAGGACCTCTTCAAGGTCCAGCGCACCGTGCTGTCCAGCTACCACGTGACCGACCCGGGCTCGTTCTTCTCCCAGCAGGACTTCTGGCGCGTCCCCGACGACCCGACGCGCCAGGGGACGGCCCCCGGCGGCGGCACGGAGGCCGCAGCGCAGCCGCCGTACTACCTGACGCTGCAGATGCCCGGCCAGGGCGAGGAGGCGTTCTCGCTGACCTCGACCTACATCCCCCGGAGCCAGCAGGGACAGGCGGGGCGCAACATCCTCACCGGCTTCCTCGCTGTGGACGCCGACGCCGGCTCCACGGACGGGCAGAAGAAGCCCGGTTACGGGCAGCTCCGCCTCCTGCAGATGCCGACCGACGGCACCGTGGAGGGTCCCGGCCAGGTGCAGGCGGACATCAACTCCAACACCGAGATCTCCCAGGAGCTGAACCTGCTGCGGCAGGGAGGCACCGAGGTCATCAACGGCAACCTGCTGACGCTGCCCGTCGGTGACGGCCTCCTCTACGTGCAGCCGGTCTACATCCGCTCCACCGGAGAGACGTCCTACCCGGTGCTGCGCCGGGTGATCACCTCCTTCGGAGACCAGATCGGCTTCGCCCCCACCCTCGACGAGGCGCTGGACGAGGTCTTCGGCGGCAACTCCGGGGTGACCGGTCCGGATGCCGGGCAGGGCTCGGGCGACCAGCCCGCGCCGGGTGCCTCGGGGTCGCCGGGAGCCTCGCCGAGCCAGGGCACCTCGCCCTCGCAGGCGCCGAGCAGCAGCGCCACCGGGGCACCAGTGCCCGAGAGCGTCCGCGCGGCGCTGCAGGAGGCCGTGGCCGCCGAGGGCGAGGCGCAGCGCGCCTTGCAGAACGGCGACTTCGCCGCGTACGGGCAGGCGCAGGCGAAGCTCAAGGCGGCGCTCGACAAGGCGGTGGCCGCTGAGGCGGCCGCCACCGCCTCGCCGTCGGCGACACCCGCCGGCTGAGCCGGTCGAGCACCTCCGCGTGCACCCGAACGGGCCCCCTCGGCAGCTGCCGAGGGGGCCCGTTTGGTTCTCCGCCAGGGGTCGGGTAATGTTCTGTTCACCGACGCGGGGTGGAGCAGCTCGGTAGCTCGCTGGGCTCATAACCCAGAGGCCGCAGGTTCAAATCCTGCCCCCGCTACTCCTGACGAAGGCCGCCGATCCTCTGGATCGGCGGCCTTCGTGCTGTTCGGGCTCCCTCACCTGCGGAACCCGGTACCGGTCCGTCCCGGGAGGTCCCGTGTCCGGTGAGCACCCCTGGCGCTGGCGGCTGGCCGCAGCGGCGTTCGCGTTCTGGGCCACGATGCTCGGCACCACGCTGCCGACCCCGCTCTACGGCCTCTACACGCAGCGCCTCGGGCTGTCCGCCCTGCTGCAGACCACCGTCTTCGCCGCCTACGCCCTCGGCGTGGTCGCCGCGCTCGTCGCCGCCGGGCAGGCCAGCGACAGGTTCGGCCGGCGCCCGGTGCTGGCCGTCGGCCTGGGCTTCGCCGCGGCGTCCGCCGTCGTCTTCCTCCTGCCGCCGACGGTGCCGGGGCTGCTGCTCGGGCGGGTGCTGTCGGGGGTGTCCGCGGGCCTGTTCACCGGTGCCGCGACCGCGCTCGTCTCCGAGCTGGCACCCCCTCGCTCGGCCCGCGCCGCCTCCCTCGTGGCCACCGCCGCCAACATCGGCGGGCTCGGCTCCGGGCCGCTGCTCGCCGGCGCCGTGGCCCAGCTCGACTGGGCCCCGCTGGTGGTGCCCTACGCGGTGCACCTCGCGCTGCTGGCGCTGGCCGGGGCCGCGCTCGTCGTCGTCCCCGAGACCGTCAGCGGACCGGTGGGGGAGCGCCCCGCCTGGCGCCCGCTGCGACCGGCCGTGCCGAGCCGGGCGCGGGCGGCGTTCGTGCCGGCGGCCGTGAGCGGCTTCGCGGGGTTCGCCTGCCTCGGGCTGTACTCCGCGGCGGAGCCGCGCGTGCTGGGCCAGCTGCTGGACGTCAGCGCCCCGCTCGCCGCCGGAGCCGTGGCAGCGCTCATCTTCGCGGCCTCGGTGGGCGGCCAGGTCGCCACGGCGCGCCTGGCGCCCGCGAGCGTGCTCCCCGCCGGCTGCGCCGCCCTCCTGGCGGGCACCGCTCTGCTCGCGGCGAGCCTCGAGCTGGTCTCGCTGCCGCTGCTCCTGCTCGCCACCGCGGTGCTCGGTGCGGCGCAGGGCGCGTGCTTCCGCGCCGGGGTGGCCGAGGTGGGTGCGGCGGCACCGCCGCAGCGCCGGGCGGAGGTGGTCTCCACGCTGTTCGTCGTCTTCTACGTCGCCATCTCCGTGCCCGTGGTGGGGGTCGGGGCCCTGGCCGACTCCGCGGGGCTGCGCGTCGCCGTGCTCGCCCTGGCAGGGCTCGCGGGCGGGCTCGCGGCGGCCGCCCTCGTCCTGCTGCTCGTGCGCCGCCGCCGGACCGCGGTGACGCAGGGGTAGGGGACGCGCGGCCGCAGGGAGGGCGGAAGGGGCTTGACCCGCCCCGCCGGGTGTCCCTACGGTGATCGACGTCGGTCATGAGTGGCAGCGGCAAGCCCTGGCTCGCTGTCCAGCAACCCCCCTCCGCGGCGGGGTGCTCCAGGTGAAGACCGGGCAGGACGCAGCCGCGATCCTGTCAGCGCGAGGTCCCCCAGAGGGACGAGACAGGAGCTCCCCATGAGCCTTCCTCCCCGCACGTCCGAGGTCCTCACCCGCAGGCTCGTCGTCGACCTGGGCCGGACGTCGTCCACGCGCTGTCGCGCCTGACGACGCCACCGAGCCCTCCCCCCGACGACCACCCTCCCGGCGCCCCCGCGTGCGCCCCGACGACCTCCGGAGCACCCGATGACCCTCCTCGACGACGCCCTGTCCAGCACGTCCTCCCGCACGGCGCCCACCTCGACCGCGTCGACCGCGTCGACCGCCGGCACGGGCCCGGTCCGCAGCGGCCGGCCCGCGGTCGGCCACCTCATCGCCGGCGCCGAGCACTGGCGCACGTCACCCCGCCCCTCCGACGCCGCGGGCTGGCTCCTGCGCGCCGAGGACGTCGCCGCGCAGCTGCGCCGCGGCGCCGTCGAGCGCGACCGCGCCGGCGGGCACCCCCGCGAGGAGGTCGACCTGCTCAAGGCCTCCGGCCTGGTCACCCTCCTCGGCCCGGCCGAGCACGGCGGAGCCGCCCAGAGCTGGGAGACCGCCCTGCGCGTGGTGCGGACCGTGGCCCGCGGCGACGGCTCGATCGGGCAGCTCCTCGGCTACCACTACCTGTGGGCGTGGGCGGCGAGGCTGGTCGGCACCGAGGAGCAGATCACCGCGGTCGAGCAGCTGTACACGGCAGGGGAGCTGCTCTTCGGCGGAGCCGTCAACCCCCGCGACGGCGACCTCGTCATCACCGAGGACGGCGACGAGCTCGTCTTCCACGGCCGCAAGTCGTTCTCCACCGGTGGCGTGGTCTCCGACCTCACCGTGCTCGAGGGCGTCGTCGACGGCACGGACACCCACGTCTTCGCGATCGTGCCGACCGACCAGCCCGGCATCGTCTTCAACGACGACTGGGACAACCTCGGGCAGCGGCTCACCGAGAGCGGCTCGGTGCGGGTCGACGGGGTCCGCGTGCCCTGGGCGGCCGCGGCCGGGTTCGTCGACGGGGTGTTCCAGCCGCTGACGTACAACACGCTCAACGTGCCGACCATCCAGGTCGTCTTCGCCAACTTCTACCTGGGCATCGCCCAGGGTGCCCTGCAGCGGGCCGCGGAGTACACCCGCACCACCACCCGCGCCTGGCCGTACGGCGGTGACGACAAGGAGTCCGCCACGCAGGAGTGGTACGTGCTGGAGGGCTACGGCGAGCTCGCCACGAAGCTGTGGGCCGACGAGGCCCTGCTCGACGCCGTGGGCGCCGAGGCGAGCGCGGTGCTCCACGCACCGCGCGAGGGGCTCACCGAGCGTCGCCGCGGTGAGCTGGCGGTCCGCATCGCGGCCGCCAAGGTCCGCACCGTCGACGACGGCCTGGAGGTGGCCACCAAGGTGTTCGAGCTGACCGGAGCCCGGGCCAGCGCCAACGCCGTCGGGCTGGACGTGCACTGGCGCAACCTGCGCACCCACAGCCTCCACGACCCGCTGCCGTACAAGAAGCGGGAGGTGGGGGGCTTCGTGCTGCTCGACGAGGTGCCCGAGCCGACCTGGTACACGTGACCTGCTGACCGCGCTCGTCGTCGTCCTGGGCCGTCCCCGGGGGACTCAGGACGACGACGAGCGTCAGCGCCGCTGCAGCAGCCCCAGCACCTCGTCGTGCAGCAGCCCGTTGGTGGCCACCGCGTTGCCGCCGTGCGGACCGTCCTCACCGGCCAGCGACGTGAACCGGCCGCCCGCCTCGGTCACCACCGGGACGAGCGCGGCCATGTCGTACAGCTCCAGCTCGGGCTCGCAGGCGATGTCCGCGGCGCCCTCGGCCACCAGGACGTAGCTCCAGAAGTCGCCGTAGCCGCGGGTGCGCCACACCTTCTTGGTGAGGTCCAGGAAGCCCTCCAGCCGGCCCGCCTCCTCCCACTCCCAGATCTCGGAGTGCGACAGGCTCGCGTCCGACAGGGCGGCGACCCTGGACACCTGCAGCCGCTTCGCCGAGCTCAGCCGCGGCCCGGTGTACGCGCCGGTGCCCTGCGCCGCCCACCAGCGCCGGTTCAGCGCCGGGGCGGACACCACGCCGAGCACGGGCACACCGTCGTCGAGGAGGGCGATGAGCGTGGCCCACACGGGTACTCCGCGCACGAAGTTCTTGGTGCCGTCGATCGGGTCGACCACCCACTGGCGCCCCGAGGAGCCCTTCGAGACCCCGCTCTCCTCGCCCACGAAGCCGTCGCGGCTGCGGGTGCGGCTCAGCTGCGACCTGACGATCTCCTCCGCCGCCCTGTCGGCGTCGGTGACGGGGGTCAGGTCGGGCTTCGTGTCGACCACGAGGTCGCGGGCCTTGAAGCGGGTGGTGGTGAGGTTGTCCACGGCGTCGGCGATGACGTGCGCGAGCCTCAGGTCGTCGTCATAACCGGGCACACCTCGCACCGTATCGGTCGCTCCTACCCTGGGTGACGTGGTCCCCGCACCTCACGGCAGCTCGAGCGGCAGCACCGACGGCGCCATCGGCGAACCGCTGCAGCAGGCCCTGGCCGCTCGGGAGAAGGTGCTGCGCGCCTTCCTGGACGCCGACGGGCGCCTGACCTCCATCCCCGTCAAGCGCGCGAAGCGCCTCGTGGTGCTCGACCTCATCGCCAGGGTCTTCGAGCCGGGGGAGCGCTACCCCGAGCTGGAGGTCAACGCGCTCCTGCGGGCCTTCCACGACGACGTCGCCGCACTGCGCCGCTACCTCGTCGACGAGGGCTTCCTCGACAGGGCCGACGGCGTCTACTGGCGCACCGGCGGTTCGGTCGACCTCTGACCCCTCGCCGTGGTCGTGGACTTCCCGAGCGCTTTCCAGTCGTGATCATGGACCTCCGGAACAGGATCGGGGGGTGCCGCTCCAGCCGTACGCCGCCAGCACCGCCCGACGCGCCCGCCAGGTGACCGCCGACGTCGCCGTCCTGGTCTGGGCGGTGGTCTGCGCGGGCACGGGCGTGGTGGTCCACGGCGCCGTCGCCGCCCTCGCCGACCCGGCGCGGTCCCTGTCGAGCGGGGCCGGGGGGCTGCGCGACCAGCTGGGCGGGGCTGCCGACGCCGCGGGGCGCGTCCCGCTGGTGGGCGACCGGCTGTCGGCCCCGCTCGACGGTGCCAGCGGCTCCGCGGGCGACCTCGCCACCGCCGGCGCCGACCTGGCGACGACGATCGACCACCTGGCCGCCGTGCTGGGCCTCGCGGTCGCGGTGCTCCCCGTGCTGCTGGTGGTGGCGCTGTGGCTGCCGGTCAGGCTCCGCTTTGCGCGCCGGGCGGGCGCCGCGCGGGCCTGGCTCGAGGGCGACGCAGCCACCTCCGCCTCGACCGGGCGCAGCCGCACCGAGCTGCTCGCCTGGCGCGCCCTGGCCAGCCAGCCGCTCTCGGCGCTGGCCGCCGTCAGTCCCGACCCCCTCGCCGACGTCCGCGGCGGGGACCCGCGCACCACGGCGGCGCTGGCCGCGCTGGAGCGCCGCTCGCTGGGCCTGGCCCCCTGAGCGGGAGCGGAGGGTGTTCTGGAAGTCCACGACCACGGTCGGTCAGCGGAGGTCGGCCTCCCCGGAGCGGCTGCGCAGCAGGCGCCGCAGCGAGTCCAGGCGCGCCGGGCCGGCCTCCCCGGCCGCCCCGGAGGCCACGTAGGCGTCGAGCGCGCACCCGGTGCTCTCGGCGTCGTCGTGGGTGCACCCGCGCGGGCAGTCGGCCGTGCCGGGCTCCAGGTCGCTGAAGGCGCGCAGCAGGCGCTCCGGCGTGAGGTGGGCCAGCCCGAAGCTGCGCACGCCGGGGGTGTCCACCACCCAGCCGACGCGCCGGCCCGAGGCGTCGCGCAGCGACAGGGCCACGGCCGAGCTGGACGTGTGCCGACCCCGCCCCGTGTTCTCGTTGACGGTGCCCGTGGCCCGGCCCGCGCCGGGCACGAGCGCGTTGACCAGCGTCGACTTCCCCACGCCGGAGGGGCCGACGAGCACGCTCTCGTGGCCGGTCAGCCGCTCGCGCACGGCGTCCACGCCCTCCAGCGCGCGCGTGCCGTCCTCCAGCACCCGGCGGCGCACCACGAGGACGGGCACGTCGAGCGCCGACCACGCGGCCAGCGCCTCGGCGGGGTCGCCGAGGTCGGCCTTGGTGAGCACGAGCACCGGCTGCAGCCCGCCGTCGTAGGCGGCGGCCAGGCACCTGTCGACCATGCGCTGCACCGGTGCCGGGTCGGCCACGGCCGTCACCACGAGCAGCTGGTCGGCGTTCCCGACGAGCACCCGCTCGACCGGGTCGGTGTCGTCGGCGGTGCGCCGCAGCACCGAGCTGCGCTCCTCGATCCGCACGATGCGGGCGAGGGCGTCCACCTCGCCGCTGGTGTCGCCGACCACGCCCACGCGGTCGCCCACCGCGATGCCCGCCCGCCCCAGCTCACGGGCCCGCATCGCGACCACCTCGCGCTCGCCTCTGCCCCCGGACCCCTCGGCTCCTTCATCGACAAGGGTGGTGATGCGGCCCCTGTCGATGGTGAGCACGCGCGCCGGCACGGCGTCGGCGTGGTCGGGACGGTCCTTGGTGCGCGGTCGCGAGCCGCGCCGGTTGGGCCTGACCCGCACGTCGCGCTCGTCGTACCCGGAGGCGCGCCGGCGCTCGTCGCCCATCTGCCTGTCGGAGCGTCCGGCCATCAGCCCGCGAGCATCCCCGTCCACAGGCCCGGGAAGTCGGGCAGCGTCTTGGCGGTGGTGCCCACGTCGAGGACGACGACGCCGGGCACGGCCAGCCCGAGCACGGCCGCCGCCGTCGCCATCCGGTGGTCGCCGTAGGTGGAGAACCTGCCGCCGTGCAGCGGGCGCGGCCGGATGAGCAGGCCGTCCTCCGTCTCGGAGACGTCGCCGCCGAGGGCGTTGAGCTCGGTGGCCAGGGCCGCCAGCCGGTCGGTCTCGTGCCCGCGCAGGTGCGCGATGCCCCGCAGGCGCGTGGGGGTGTCGGCGAGGGCCGCCACGGCGGCCAGCACGGGGGTGAGCTCGCCGACGTCGTGCAGGTCGGCGTCGATGCCCGAGACGCCGTCCCCGCCGCGCACGGTGAGGCCCTCGGGGGTGAGGTCGACGTCGGCGCCCATCTCGTCGAGCAGGTCGCGCAGCGCGTCGCCGGCCTGCGTGGTGCGCTGGGGCCAGCCCGGCACCGTGACGCGGCCGCCCGTCACCAGGGCGGCGGCCAGGAACGGCGCGGCGTTGGACAGGTCGGGCTCGACGTCCACGTCGAGGGCGCCCACGCGTCCGGGCGCCACCCGCCAGCGGGTCCCCGAGGCGCCCCCGGTGGTGGCGAGGTCGGACTCGACCTCCACGCCGGCGTCGCGCAGCACC carries:
- the rsgA gene encoding ribosome small subunit-dependent GTPase A codes for the protein MAGRSDRQMGDERRRASGYDERDVRVRPNRRGSRPRTKDRPDHADAVPARVLTIDRGRITTLVDEGAEGSGGRGEREVVAMRARELGRAGIAVGDRVGVVGDTSGEVDALARIVRIEERSSVLRRTADDTDPVERVLVGNADQLLVVTAVADPAPVQRMVDRCLAAAYDGGLQPVLVLTKADLGDPAEALAAWSALDVPVLVVRRRVLEDGTRALEGVDAVRERLTGHESVLVGPSGVGKSTLVNALVPGAGRATGTVNENTGRGRHTSSSAVALSLRDASGRRVGWVVDTPGVRSFGLAHLTPERLLRAFSDLEPGTADCPRGCTHDDAESTGCALDAYVASGAAGEAGPARLDSLRRLLRSRSGEADLR
- a CDS encoding YlbL family protein, with the translated sequence MSEPRPEEPVEEPAEERGAEPDDADDLPPATRAQVRASARAVAALVCGAASVALVSVVALLPVPFAVEGPGPVRDVLSGEGDQRLITITGAQTYPTTGSLDLTTVSVRGGPGRSLDLGGQVAAWLDDDSAVLPEAALFPPGATEQQVDESNAAAFTDSQQSATVAALTELGYDVPVQVVVTDVVDSSGAAGKLRDGDVVTAVDGGAVTDAAVLRDAVRAVGVGKDADVRVERDGRAVDVAVPVGAGQDGSPVLGVLVRERAEPPVDVKIAVDQIGGPSAGMVFALGVVDLLTPGDMTGGKRFAGTGTIDSAGTVGAIGGIRQKLLGARAAGAEVFLAPQANCGEVTGHVPDGLRVVAVSTLADARRAVEELGKGQGQDLPGCS
- the hisN gene encoding histidinol-phosphatase; protein product: MPGYDDDLRLAHVIADAVDNLTTTRFKARDLVVDTKPDLTPVTDADRAAEEIVRSQLSRTRSRDGFVGEESGVSKGSSGRQWVVDPIDGTKNFVRGVPVWATLIALLDDGVPVLGVVSAPALNRRWWAAQGTGAYTGPRLSSAKRLQVSRVAALSDASLSHSEIWEWEEAGRLEGFLDLTKKVWRTRGYGDFWSYVLVAEGAADIACEPELELYDMAALVPVVTEAGGRFTSLAGEDGPHGGNAVATNGLLHDEVLGLLQRR
- a CDS encoding DUF2087 domain-containing protein, translated to MVPAPHGSSSGSTDGAIGEPLQQALAAREKVLRAFLDADGRLTSIPVKRAKRLVVLDLIARVFEPGERYPELEVNALLRAFHDDVAALRRYLVDEGFLDRADGVYWRTGGSVDL
- a CDS encoding acyl-CoA dehydrogenase family protein; this encodes MTLLDDALSSTSSRTAPTSTASTASTAGTGPVRSGRPAVGHLIAGAEHWRTSPRPSDAAGWLLRAEDVAAQLRRGAVERDRAGGHPREEVDLLKASGLVTLLGPAEHGGAAQSWETALRVVRTVARGDGSIGQLLGYHYLWAWAARLVGTEEQITAVEQLYTAGELLFGGAVNPRDGDLVITEDGDELVFHGRKSFSTGGVVSDLTVLEGVVDGTDTHVFAIVPTDQPGIVFNDDWDNLGQRLTESGSVRVDGVRVPWAAAAGFVDGVFQPLTYNTLNVPTIQVVFANFYLGIAQGALQRAAEYTRTTTRAWPYGGDDKESATQEWYVLEGYGELATKLWADEALLDAVGAEASAVLHAPREGLTERRRGELAVRIAAAKVRTVDDGLEVATKVFELTGARASANAVGLDVHWRNLRTHSLHDPLPYKKREVGGFVLLDEVPEPTWYT
- a CDS encoding UPF0182 family membrane protein, coding for MPVLVGVAVLVLLVSLVASVATEVLWFNQLGFSRVYLTQLALRVGLFVVAGALMAAAVVVSMTLAYKHRPVYAPVPGPAASLDRYREGLEPLRRVLTVVLPLLLGLFAGSAASSRWETVLLWWNRTSFGQVDPVFGHDIGLYVFTIPFVRFAVGLLTAVVLLAGIAGAITLYLYGALRLSGPGARTTVAARVQLASTAAVLVGLQAVSYWLDRYSTLTNTHVRFAGASYTDVAVVVPARGILAIAAVICAVLFVVTAVRGGWRFPAAGVGLLVVVAVVAAGIVPAVVQRVQVVPNEARVEAPYIEDNIRATRAAFGLDGTDVTQYDPAQTAAPGALSADAGTTASIRIMDPAVVSPTFGQNQQVRNFYQFASPLDVDRYAIEGRDQDVVVALRELNLNNVGNQSWVNTRTQYTHGYGLVAAAGNQQGTNGLPDYLEGGIPSTGSLPEYEPRIYFGEYSPEYSIVGGPAAAPGDGNEIDYPTESGEARYTFQGSGGPGVGNIVERALYAIKFRDANILLSSAINPQSQILYDRNPRERVQKVAPFLTLDGDPYPTIVGDRIKWVVDGYTTSEEYPYSQPQVLQDATQDTLTTPTGTIAALPPNQVNYLRNSVKATVDAYDGSVELYAWDESDPVLRAWQKAFPDAVKPLQQMSGDLMAHVRYPEDLFKVQRTVLSSYHVTDPGSFFSQQDFWRVPDDPTRQGTAPGGGTEAAAQPPYYLTLQMPGQGEEAFSLTSTYIPRSQQGQAGRNILTGFLAVDADAGSTDGQKKPGYGQLRLLQMPTDGTVEGPGQVQADINSNTEISQELNLLRQGGTEVINGNLLTLPVGDGLLYVQPVYIRSTGETSYPVLRRVITSFGDQIGFAPTLDEALDEVFGGNSGVTGPDAGQGSGDQPAPGASGSPGASPSQGTSPSQAPSSSATGAPVPESVRAALQEAVAAEGEAQRALQNGDFAAYGQAQAKLKAALDKAVAAEAAATASPSATPAG
- a CDS encoding MFS transporter encodes the protein MSGEHPWRWRLAAAAFAFWATMLGTTLPTPLYGLYTQRLGLSALLQTTVFAAYALGVVAALVAAGQASDRFGRRPVLAVGLGFAAASAVVFLLPPTVPGLLLGRVLSGVSAGLFTGAATALVSELAPPRSARAASLVATAANIGGLGSGPLLAGAVAQLDWAPLVVPYAVHLALLALAGAALVVVPETVSGPVGERPAWRPLRPAVPSRARAAFVPAAVSGFAGFACLGLYSAAEPRVLGQLLDVSAPLAAGAVAALIFAASVGGQVATARLAPASVLPAGCAALLAGTALLAASLELVSLPLLLLATAVLGAAQGACFRAGVAEVGAAAPPQRRAEVVSTLFVVFYVAISVPVVGVGALADSAGLRVAVLALAGLAGGLAAAALVLLLVRRRRTAVTQG